A single Camelus bactrianus isolate YW-2024 breed Bactrian camel chromosome 1, ASM4877302v1, whole genome shotgun sequence DNA region contains:
- the LOC105063349 gene encoding LOW QUALITY PROTEIN: 5-hydroxytryptamine receptor 3C-like (The sequence of the model RefSeq protein was modified relative to this genomic sequence to represent the inferred CDS: inserted 1 base in 1 codon; deleted 1 base in 1 codon) gives MEGGWSAIGGWGQFLVCLIVSPMLQGKANTFTINCSXFDQHGVDPAVFQAIFNQKDFCPVINYSISTHVNISLTLSATLEVYAQLQLRTSFLWLKLIWSHPSISWDPEECGDINKLTVTAENLWLPDIFIVESMDVDQTPDGLSTYVTIDGCIAYNKPMRVTSICSLDIFYFPFDQQNYMLTFSSFLYTVENMLLGMDKEVWEITDTSRDTGHTQGEWELLCIYKATPKMSVGSSFFDQIMFCVAIRHRPTLYAINFLVPNSFLMAIDTLSFFLPAETGNCAPFKMTLLLGYKVFLSTMSNLLPASGTSLLSMVPIPLVYFALCLSLMVVSLLETIFITYLLHLATTQPPPMPRWLHSLLLRCTSPRKCCPIALWKENVSPGLTPTHLPGQKAPGELGGKELGSREAEPNGGSGLTRAQLADWWMQFSRVMDTLLFRLYLLFPATFITTVIVLQNT, from the exons ATGGAAGGGGGGTGGTCTGCCATCGGAGGGTGGGGGCAG TTCCTCGTCTGCCTCATTGTCAGCCCTATGCTTCAAG GAAAGGCAAACACTTTCACCATCAATTGCT GCTTTGACCAGCATGGGGTAGACCCTGCTGTCTTCCAGGCTATATTTAACCAGAAAGACTTCTGTCCAGTCATCAACTATAGCATCTCCACTCACGTCAAcatctccctcaccctgtctgccaCCCTGGAAGTG TATGCACAACTTCAGCTGCGGACGTCATTTCTGTGGTTAAAGTTG ATCTGGAGTCACCCATCTATCAGCTGGGACCCAGAAGAATGTGGTGATATCAACAAACTCACTGTGACAGCTGAGAACCTGTGGCTCCCAGACATCTTCATTGTGGAATC CATGGATGTGGATCAGACCCCGGATGGCCTCTCTACATATGTGACGATTGACGGTTGCATTGCATATAACAAACCAATGCGGGTGACCAGCATCTGCAGCCTGGACATCTTCTACTTTCcttttgaccaacagaactaCATGCTCACCTTCAGCTCTTTCCTCTACACAG TGGAAAACATGTTGCTGGGCATGGACAAGGAAGTGTGGGAGATAACGGACACCTCGCGTGACACTGGCCACACACAAGGGGAGTGGGAGCTCCTGTGCATCTACAAGGCCACCCCGAAGATGTCTGTGGGCTCCAGTTTTTTTGACCAGATCATGTTCTGT GTGGCCATAAGGCACAGGCCCACCCTCTACGCTATCAACTTTCTGGTGCCCAATAGTTTTCTGATGGCCATCGACACCCTCAGCTTCTTCCTGCCAGCAGAAACTGGGAACTGTGCCCCATTCAAGATGACACTTCTGCTGGGCTACAAAGTCTTCCTGTCCACGATGAGCAACTTACTCCCTGCCAGTGGCACCTCCCTCCTCAGTATGGTCCCCATCCCACt TGTCTACTTTGCCCTGTGTCTGTCGCTAATGGTGGTCAGCCTGCTGGAGACCATCTTCATCACCTACCTGCTGCACCTGGCCaccacccagcccccacccatGCCTCGCTGGCTCCATTCCCTGCTTCTGCGCTGCACCAGCCCAAGGAAGTGCTGCCCCATTGCTCTCTGGAAGGAAAATGTGAGCCCAGGCCTCACACCCACCCACCTGCCTG GACAGAAGGCGCCGGGGGAGCTaggagggaaggagctgggatccAGAGAGGCAGAGCCGAATGGGGGCTCAGGACTGACAAGGGCCCAACTAGCTGACTGGTGGATGCAGTTCAGCCGCGTGATGGACACCCTGCTCTTCCGCCTCTACCTGCTCTTCCCGGCCACCTTCATCACCACGGTCATCGTCCTCCAGAACACCTAG